A region from the Thalassoglobus sp. JC818 genome encodes:
- a CDS encoding integrase core domain-containing protein, whose protein sequence is MRNVYQSLLLLIAGATQQELARHVRYLKVENEILRSKLPKRVTLTEKEKNRLAKFAAKLGSALNELATIAHPSTIRRWIREAADGVKKSVAKRGRPKTKEEIRELVLKMARENDWGYTRIMGELKKLGITPPSRNTIKNILKENGLDPGPKRGEGTWDDFLKQHASTLWQCDFYAKKALTLKGFRDLYILVFLHVESRRVYITPSTFHPNEEWVKQQAVAFLGHVRDSDLDIKLLMHDRDTKFTASSDALFDQAGAEMKQTAFRSPNTNAFVERYIQTLQQEVLDHFIVFGEQHMDYIVAEAVEHYHAERPHQAKDNALLIKPPDDGIEGNAENQKIRLHCNERLGGLLKHYYLKAA, encoded by the coding sequence ATGAGGAATGTTTACCAGTCTCTGCTGCTTCTGATCGCCGGAGCTACCCAGCAGGAACTGGCTCGGCATGTTCGATATCTGAAGGTTGAGAACGAAATTCTGCGGAGCAAATTGCCCAAACGGGTCACGCTGACTGAGAAGGAAAAGAACCGTCTCGCGAAGTTTGCGGCGAAGCTCGGATCGGCTCTGAACGAGCTGGCGACGATTGCACATCCCAGCACCATCCGGCGATGGATTCGCGAGGCGGCTGATGGCGTCAAGAAGTCAGTGGCAAAACGCGGTCGACCGAAAACCAAGGAGGAAATTCGGGAGCTAGTCCTGAAAATGGCTCGTGAGAATGACTGGGGTTACACCCGAATCATGGGTGAGCTCAAGAAACTCGGGATCACGCCGCCGTCTCGCAACACGATCAAGAACATTCTCAAAGAGAACGGGCTCGATCCAGGGCCGAAGCGAGGCGAGGGAACCTGGGACGACTTTCTGAAGCAGCACGCCTCCACACTTTGGCAATGTGACTTCTACGCCAAGAAAGCTCTCACATTGAAGGGCTTTCGGGATCTCTACATTCTCGTGTTTCTGCATGTGGAATCGCGGCGCGTTTACATCACGCCGTCGACGTTCCATCCCAATGAGGAATGGGTGAAACAACAGGCTGTTGCGTTTCTCGGCCACGTAAGGGACAGCGATCTCGACATCAAACTGCTGATGCACGATCGGGACACCAAGTTCACTGCCTCATCTGATGCGTTGTTCGATCAGGCGGGCGCTGAGATGAAGCAGACGGCGTTCCGGTCGCCCAACACGAATGCCTTCGTGGAGCGGTACATCCAAACGCTGCAACAAGAGGTGCTGGATCACTTCATTGTCTTCGGCGAACAACACATGGACTACATCGTGGCCGAGGCTGTTGAACACTACCATGCGGAGCGACCGCATCAGGCCAAAGACAACGCGCTGTTGATCAAACCGCCTGATGATGGAATTGAAGGGAATGCCGAGAATCAGAAGATTCGGCTCCACTGCAACGAGCGGCTCGGTGGCTTGCTGAAGCACTACTACCTGAAGGCTGCTTAG